A window of the Syntrophales bacterium genome harbors these coding sequences:
- a CDS encoding hydrogenase iron-sulfur subunit, whose product MTKTGTPEIPIETTRPAVDARLLVFACKWCGLIGADGAGRKRIALPPNFRVIPVECAASVEPDAVIRAFADGIDGVVVMGCHLGGCRFNDANHTAVKRLELLRELLDGTGIGRDRLLVSFGTAHEDHQFAGIIQDFTALIKTKKPLSPWIPFRAGAVKEYR is encoded by the coding sequence ATGACGAAGACAGGCACTCCTGAAATTCCGATTGAAACGACCCGACCCGCAGTCGACGCCCGCCTATTGGTCTTCGCCTGCAAGTGGTGTGGTCTTATCGGCGCTGACGGCGCCGGACGGAAGCGCATCGCTCTGCCCCCGAATTTCAGGGTTATTCCTGTGGAATGTGCCGCTTCAGTGGAGCCCGACGCGGTAATACGGGCCTTTGCCGACGGCATCGACGGTGTCGTCGTCATGGGGTGCCACCTGGGTGGTTGCCGGTTCAACGACGCGAATCATACGGCCGTCAAACGGCTTGAGCTCCTCCGCGAACTTCTTGATGGTACGGGAATCGGTCGGGACAGGCTTCTGGTTTCCTTCGGAACGGCCCATGAGGACCACCAGTTCGCCGGTATCATACAGGATTTCACGGCTCTGATCAAAACAAAGAAGCCCCTTTCACCCTGGATACCCTTCAGAGCTGGAGCTGTGAAGGAGTATAGATAA
- a CDS encoding 4Fe-4S binding protein: MVNEAREKLKKILMDGEAQAVFGLMQGPAGVIVPHVFTVSAALDSLVLDPKWPLAKPAMEILRTAPEGWRLAVLCRGCDERALFELIKRNQVDAEALIIVGIACSEEQARVCLCDRPVPSKLDVGNAVPGVDPFQDDIVRALLEGDSHERMKHWAGVLRRCVKCYGCRNSCPICVCDPCKLEGEPWVRRGMIPTEILSFHLIRAFHLSDTCVACGACQEACPAGIPLVALQHSMRKALKETYGYEPGLDASERSPILADFITAPEKERALPEWINTIRD, translated from the coding sequence ATGGTTAACGAAGCACGGGAAAAACTGAAAAAAATTCTCATGGACGGGGAAGCGCAGGCCGTATTCGGCCTCATGCAGGGCCCGGCCGGCGTCATCGTGCCCCATGTCTTTACCGTCTCCGCCGCTCTGGACTCCCTCGTGCTGGATCCGAAGTGGCCCCTGGCGAAACCGGCCATGGAAATCCTCCGGACCGCTCCCGAGGGATGGCGGCTTGCCGTGCTCTGTCGTGGCTGCGATGAGCGGGCGCTCTTTGAACTCATCAAGAGAAACCAGGTCGATGCGGAGGCCCTCATCATCGTCGGCATCGCCTGCAGCGAAGAACAGGCCCGGGTCTGCCTCTGCGACCGTCCCGTTCCGTCGAAGCTCGACGTCGGCAATGCCGTTCCGGGGGTGGACCCCTTTCAGGACGATATCGTGCGGGCGTTGCTCGAGGGAGACAGTCACGAACGCATGAAACACTGGGCCGGGGTGCTGAGGCGCTGCGTCAAGTGTTACGGCTGCCGAAACTCCTGTCCCATCTGCGTCTGTGACCCCTGCAAACTGGAGGGTGAGCCTTGGGTGCGGCGAGGGATGATCCCCACAGAGATACTTTCCTTCCACCTCATACGAGCCTTTCACCTCTCCGACACCTGCGTGGCCTGCGGAGCCTGCCAGGAAGCCTGCCCCGCGGGCATTCCTCTGGTGGCACTCCAGCACTCCATGCGAAAGGCCCTGAAGGAAACCTACGGATATGAACCGGGGCTTGATGCCTCGGAACGATCGCCCATTCTGGCAGACTTCATCACGGCGCCCGAGAAAGAGCGGGCCCTGCCTGAATGGATCAACACGATACGAGATTAA